In a single window of the Leopardus geoffroyi isolate Oge1 chromosome D2, O.geoffroyi_Oge1_pat1.0, whole genome shotgun sequence genome:
- the TUBGCP2 gene encoding gamma-tubulin complex component 2 isoform X1 has product MSCSACCVSTEGMVLRSISTCCRRIGPHMSLPLYLHTAPRWAPSWCRTVCTEQGGPCPGAALCTGQEDFLKKYDELKSKNTRNLDPLVYLLSKLTEDRETLRYLQQNAKERAELAASAAGSSASGFSGPATASKISMQELEELRKQLGSVATGSTPQQSLELTRKLLRDKQNKKNSGQRLPVFPPWVYDRPTLLGDFLPGSGVNTDMAVPIGTLPLTAQESAVVEDLLYVLVGVDGRYITAQPLTGRQSRTFLVDPNLDLSIRELVNRVLPVAASYSTVTRFIEEKSSFEYGQVNHALAAAMRALVKEYLILVTQLEQLQRQGLLSLQKLWFYIQPAMRTLDILASLATSVDKGECVGGSTLSLLHDRSFNYTGDSQAQELCLYLTKAASVPYFEILEKWIYRGIINDPYSEFMVEEHELRKEKIQEDYNDKYWDQRYTVVQHQIPSFLQKMAGKVLSTGKYLNVVRECGHDVTCPVAKEIIYTLKERAYVEQIEKAFNYASKVLLAFLMEEKELVAHLRSIKRYFLMDQGDFFVHFMDLTEEELKKPVDDITPTRLEALLELALRMSTANTDPFKDDLKIDLMPHDLITQLLRVLAIETKQEKAMVHADPTELTLSGLEAFSFDYVVKWPLSLIINRKALTRYQMLFRHMFYCKHVERQLCSVWISNKAAKQCSLHSAKWFAGAFTLRQRMLNFVQNIQYYMMFEVMEPTWHVLEKNLKSASNIDDVLGHHTSFLDNCLKDCMLTNPELLKVFSRLMSVCVMFTNCMQRFTQSMKLDGELGRLMLEHGTMLGPPTEAERAEERTRKELARKYLAEHVDAPQLASSFEATINKFDKNFSAHLLDLLARLSLYSTSDCEHSMASVISRLDFNGFYTERLERLSAERSQKAAPQVPVPRGPPASAPRVAVPAQ; this is encoded by the exons ATGAGCTGCTCAGCCTGCTGCGTGTCCACGGAGGGGATGGTGCTGAGGTCTATATCGACCTGCTGCAGAAGAATAGGACCCCATATGTCACTACCACTGTATCTGCACACAGCGCCAAGGTGGGCCCCGTCCTGGTGCCGCACTGTGTGCACTGAACAAGGTGGGCCCTGTCCTGGTGCAGCGCTGTGCACTGGACAAG AAGACTTTCTAAAGAAATATGATGAACTGAAATCTAAAAACACAAGGAACCTTGACCCACTGGTGTACCTGTTATCGAAACTCACGGAAGACAGAGAG ACCCTGCGGTACTTACAACAGAACGCCAAAGAGAGAGCCGAGCTCGCGGCCAGCGCTGCAGGCAGCAGCGCCAGCGGCTTCAGCGGCCCCGCCACGGCCTCCAAGATCTCCATGCAGGAGCTGGAAGAGCTGAGGAAGCAGCTCGGCAGCGTGGCCACAGGCTCCACGCCGCAGCAG TCTCTGGAACTGACAAGAAAGTTGCTTCGAGATAAGCAGAACAAAAAAAACTCAGGCCAGCGCCTCCCCGTCTTTCCACCGTGGGTATACGACAGACCCACCCTCCTTGGGGACTTCCTGCCTGGCTCAGGCGTCAACACGGACATGGCTGTGCCTATAG GCACGCTGCCCCTGACCGCCCAGGAGTCGGCTGTGGTGGAGGACCTGCTCTACGTGCTGGTGGGTGTGGACGGCAGGTACATCACCGCCCAGCCTCTCACCGGGAGGCAGAGCCGCACCTTCCTTGTGGACCCCAACCTCGACCTGTCCATCCGGGAGCTGGTGAACAGGGTCCTCCCGGTGGCTGCCAGTTACTCCACGGTGACCAG GTTCATTGAAGAGAAGTCTTCCTTCGAGTACGGGCAGGTGAACCACGCCCTGGCGGCCGCCATGAGGGCCCTGGTGAAGGAGTACTTGATCCTGGTCACACAGCTGGAGCAGCTGCAGAGGCAGGGCCTCCTGTCCCTGCAGAAGCTCTGGTTCTACATCCAGCCAGCCATGCGCACCCTGGACATCCTGGCCTCCCTGG CCACCTCGGTGGATAAAGGCGAGTGTGTTGGGGGGTCAACCTTGAGCCTTCTCCACGACCGGAGCTTCAACTACACGGGGGACAGCCAGGCCCAGGAGCTGTGTCTGTACCTCACCAAGGCTGCCAGCGTGCCCTACTTCGAGATCCTGGAGAAGTGGATCTATAGAGGGATAATCAACGACCCGTACAG CGAGTTCATGGTGGAAGAGCACGAGCTGCGCAAGGAGAAGATCCAGGAGGATTACAACGACAAGTACTGGGACCAGAGGTACACCGTCGTGCAGCACCAGATCCCCTCCTTCCTGCAGAAGATGGCAGGCAAGGTCCTCAGCACAG GAAAATATCTGAACGTAGTCCGAGAGTGTGGCCACGATGTCACCTGCCCAGTGGCCAAGGAGATCATCTACACTCTGAAGGAGCGGGCATATGTTGAGCAAATCGAGAAGGCTTTCAACTATGCCAGCAAGGTCCTGCTGGCCTTCCTGATGGAAGAGAAGGAGCTTGTGGCGCACCTGAG GTCCATCAAGCGCTACTTCCTGATGGACCAGGGGGACTTCTTCGTGCACTTCATGGACCTCACCGAGGAGGAGCTGAAGAAGCCGGTGGACGACATCACTCCCACCCGCCTGGAGGCGCTGCTGGAGCTGGCCCTGCGCATGAGCACTGCCAACACGGACCCTTTCAAGGACGATCTCAAg ATTGATCTGAtgcctcatgacctcatcacccAGCTCCTGCGGGTTCTGGCCATCGAGACCAAGCAGGAGAAGGCGATGGTCCATGCCGACCCCACCGAGCTCACGCTGAGTGGCCTCGAGGCCTTCTCTTTCGACTACGTCGTCAAGTGGCCCCTGTCGCTGATTATCAATAG GAAAGCCCTGACCCGCTACCAGATGCTCTTCAGGCACATGTTCTACTGCAAGCACGTAGAGCGGCAACTCTGCAGCGTCTGGATCAGCAACAAGGCCGCCAAGCAGTGCTCCCTGCACTCCGCTAAGTG GTTTGCCGGCGCCTTCACTCTGCGGCAGCGGATGCTCAACTTTGTTCAGAACATTCAGTACTACATGATGTTTGAAGTCATGGAGCCGACCTGGCACGTCCTCGAGAAGAACCTGAAGTCT GCGTCCAACATCGATGACGTGCTGGGCCACCACACGAGCTTCCTGGACAACTGTCTGAAGGACTGCATGCTGACCAACCCGGAGCTGCTCAAGGTGTTCTCCAGGCTCATGTCCGTGTGCGTCATGTTCACCAACTGCATGCAG AGATTTACGCAGAGCATGAAGTTGGACGGTGAGCTGGGCCGCCTGATGTTGGAGCATGGCACAATGCTGGGGCCGCCCACGGAGGCCGAGCGGGCAGAGGAGCGCACCCGCAAGGAGCTCGCCAGGAAG TACCTGGCTGAGCACGTGGACGCCCCGCAGCTGGCCTCCAGCTTCGAGGCCACCATCAACAAGTTCGATAAGAATTTCTCAGCACATCTGCTTGACCTTCTGGCCCGACTGAGCCTCTACAGCACCAGTGACTGTGAGCACAGCATGGCCAGCGTCATCTCCAG ACTTGACTTCAATGGCTTCTACACGGAGCGCCTGGAGCGTCTGTCTGCAGAGAGGAGCCAGAAGGCAGCGCCCCAAGTGCCCGTCCCACGGGGCCCCCCGGCATCTGCGCCCAGGGTTGCCGTCCCCGCCCAGTGA
- the TUBGCP2 gene encoding gamma-tubulin complex component 2 isoform X2, whose amino-acid sequence MSEFRIHHDVNELLSLLRVHGGDGAEVYIDLLQKNRTPYVTTTVSAHSAKVKIAEFSRTPEDFLKKYDELKSKNTRNLDPLVYLLSKLTEDRETLRYLQQNAKERAELAASAAGSSASGFSGPATASKISMQELEELRKQLGSVATGSTPQQSLELTRKLLRDKQNKKNSGQRLPVFPPWVYDRPTLLGDFLPGSGVNTDMAVPIGTLPLTAQESAVVEDLLYVLVGVDGRYITAQPLTGRQSRTFLVDPNLDLSIRELVNRVLPVAASYSTVTRFIEEKSSFEYGQVNHALAAAMRALVKEYLILVTQLEQLQRQGLLSLQKLWFYIQPAMRTLDILASLATSVDKGECVGGSTLSLLHDRSFNYTGDSQAQELCLYLTKAASVPYFEILEKWIYRGIINDPYSEFMVEEHELRKEKIQEDYNDKYWDQRYTVVQHQIPSFLQKMAGKVLSTGKYLNVVRECGHDVTCPVAKEIIYTLKERAYVEQIEKAFNYASKVLLAFLMEEKELVAHLRSIKRYFLMDQGDFFVHFMDLTEEELKKPVDDITPTRLEALLELALRMSTANTDPFKDDLKIDLMPHDLITQLLRVLAIETKQEKAMVHADPTELTLSGLEAFSFDYVVKWPLSLIINRKALTRYQMLFRHMFYCKHVERQLCSVWISNKAAKQCSLHSAKWFAGAFTLRQRMLNFVQNIQYYMMFEVMEPTWHVLEKNLKSASNIDDVLGHHTSFLDNCLKDCMLTNPELLKVFSRLMSVCVMFTNCMQRFTQSMKLDGELGRLMLEHGTMLGPPTEAERAEERTRKELARKYLAEHVDAPQLASSFEATINKFDKNFSAHLLDLLARLSLYSTSDCEHSMASVISRLDFNGFYTERLERLSAERSQKAAPQVPVPRGPPASAPRVAVPAQ is encoded by the exons ATGAGTGAGTTTCGGATTCACCACGACGTCAATGAGCTGCTCAGCCTGCTGCGTGTCCACGGAGGGGATGGTGCTGAGGTCTATATCGACCTGCTGCAGAAGAATAGGACCCCATATGTCACTACCACTGTATCTGCACACAGCGCCAAG GTTAAAATAGCAGAATTTTCTCGTACTCCAGAAGACTTTCTAAAGAAATATGATGAACTGAAATCTAAAAACACAAGGAACCTTGACCCACTGGTGTACCTGTTATCGAAACTCACGGAAGACAGAGAG ACCCTGCGGTACTTACAACAGAACGCCAAAGAGAGAGCCGAGCTCGCGGCCAGCGCTGCAGGCAGCAGCGCCAGCGGCTTCAGCGGCCCCGCCACGGCCTCCAAGATCTCCATGCAGGAGCTGGAAGAGCTGAGGAAGCAGCTCGGCAGCGTGGCCACAGGCTCCACGCCGCAGCAG TCTCTGGAACTGACAAGAAAGTTGCTTCGAGATAAGCAGAACAAAAAAAACTCAGGCCAGCGCCTCCCCGTCTTTCCACCGTGGGTATACGACAGACCCACCCTCCTTGGGGACTTCCTGCCTGGCTCAGGCGTCAACACGGACATGGCTGTGCCTATAG GCACGCTGCCCCTGACCGCCCAGGAGTCGGCTGTGGTGGAGGACCTGCTCTACGTGCTGGTGGGTGTGGACGGCAGGTACATCACCGCCCAGCCTCTCACCGGGAGGCAGAGCCGCACCTTCCTTGTGGACCCCAACCTCGACCTGTCCATCCGGGAGCTGGTGAACAGGGTCCTCCCGGTGGCTGCCAGTTACTCCACGGTGACCAG GTTCATTGAAGAGAAGTCTTCCTTCGAGTACGGGCAGGTGAACCACGCCCTGGCGGCCGCCATGAGGGCCCTGGTGAAGGAGTACTTGATCCTGGTCACACAGCTGGAGCAGCTGCAGAGGCAGGGCCTCCTGTCCCTGCAGAAGCTCTGGTTCTACATCCAGCCAGCCATGCGCACCCTGGACATCCTGGCCTCCCTGG CCACCTCGGTGGATAAAGGCGAGTGTGTTGGGGGGTCAACCTTGAGCCTTCTCCACGACCGGAGCTTCAACTACACGGGGGACAGCCAGGCCCAGGAGCTGTGTCTGTACCTCACCAAGGCTGCCAGCGTGCCCTACTTCGAGATCCTGGAGAAGTGGATCTATAGAGGGATAATCAACGACCCGTACAG CGAGTTCATGGTGGAAGAGCACGAGCTGCGCAAGGAGAAGATCCAGGAGGATTACAACGACAAGTACTGGGACCAGAGGTACACCGTCGTGCAGCACCAGATCCCCTCCTTCCTGCAGAAGATGGCAGGCAAGGTCCTCAGCACAG GAAAATATCTGAACGTAGTCCGAGAGTGTGGCCACGATGTCACCTGCCCAGTGGCCAAGGAGATCATCTACACTCTGAAGGAGCGGGCATATGTTGAGCAAATCGAGAAGGCTTTCAACTATGCCAGCAAGGTCCTGCTGGCCTTCCTGATGGAAGAGAAGGAGCTTGTGGCGCACCTGAG GTCCATCAAGCGCTACTTCCTGATGGACCAGGGGGACTTCTTCGTGCACTTCATGGACCTCACCGAGGAGGAGCTGAAGAAGCCGGTGGACGACATCACTCCCACCCGCCTGGAGGCGCTGCTGGAGCTGGCCCTGCGCATGAGCACTGCCAACACGGACCCTTTCAAGGACGATCTCAAg ATTGATCTGAtgcctcatgacctcatcacccAGCTCCTGCGGGTTCTGGCCATCGAGACCAAGCAGGAGAAGGCGATGGTCCATGCCGACCCCACCGAGCTCACGCTGAGTGGCCTCGAGGCCTTCTCTTTCGACTACGTCGTCAAGTGGCCCCTGTCGCTGATTATCAATAG GAAAGCCCTGACCCGCTACCAGATGCTCTTCAGGCACATGTTCTACTGCAAGCACGTAGAGCGGCAACTCTGCAGCGTCTGGATCAGCAACAAGGCCGCCAAGCAGTGCTCCCTGCACTCCGCTAAGTG GTTTGCCGGCGCCTTCACTCTGCGGCAGCGGATGCTCAACTTTGTTCAGAACATTCAGTACTACATGATGTTTGAAGTCATGGAGCCGACCTGGCACGTCCTCGAGAAGAACCTGAAGTCT GCGTCCAACATCGATGACGTGCTGGGCCACCACACGAGCTTCCTGGACAACTGTCTGAAGGACTGCATGCTGACCAACCCGGAGCTGCTCAAGGTGTTCTCCAGGCTCATGTCCGTGTGCGTCATGTTCACCAACTGCATGCAG AGATTTACGCAGAGCATGAAGTTGGACGGTGAGCTGGGCCGCCTGATGTTGGAGCATGGCACAATGCTGGGGCCGCCCACGGAGGCCGAGCGGGCAGAGGAGCGCACCCGCAAGGAGCTCGCCAGGAAG TACCTGGCTGAGCACGTGGACGCCCCGCAGCTGGCCTCCAGCTTCGAGGCCACCATCAACAAGTTCGATAAGAATTTCTCAGCACATCTGCTTGACCTTCTGGCCCGACTGAGCCTCTACAGCACCAGTGACTGTGAGCACAGCATGGCCAGCGTCATCTCCAG ACTTGACTTCAATGGCTTCTACACGGAGCGCCTGGAGCGTCTGTCTGCAGAGAGGAGCCAGAAGGCAGCGCCCCAAGTGCCCGTCCCACGGGGCCCCCCGGCATCTGCGCCCAGGGTTGCCGTCCCCGCCCAGTGA
- the TUBGCP2 gene encoding gamma-tubulin complex component 2 isoform X3, whose amino-acid sequence MSCSACCVSTEGMVLRSISTCCRRIGPHMSLPLYLHTAPRWAPSWCRTVCTEQGGPCPGAALCTGQAEFSRTPEDFLKKYDELKSKNTRNLDPLVYLLSKLTEDRETLRYLQQNAKERAELAASAAGSSASGFSGPATASKISMQELEELRKQLGSVATGSTPQQSLELTRKLLRDKQNKKNSGQRLPVFPPWVYDRPTLLGDFLPGSGVNTDMAVPIGTLPLTAQESAVVEDLLYVLVGVDGRYITAQPLTGRQSRTFLVDPNLDLSIRELVNRVLPVAASYSTVTRFIEEKSSFEYGQVNHALAAAMRALVKEYLILVTQLEQLQRQGLLSLQKLWFYIQPAMRTLDILASLATSVDKGECVGGSTLSLLHDRSFNYTGDSQAQELCLYLTKAASVPYFEILEKWIYRGIINDPYSEFMVEEHELRKEKIQEDYNDKYWDQRYTVVQHQIPSFLQKMAGKVLSTGKYLNVVRECGHDVTCPVAKEIIYTLKERAYVEQIEKAFNYASKVLLAFLMEEKELVAHLRSIKRYFLMDQGDFFVHFMDLTEEELKKPVDDITPTRLEALLELALRMSTANTDPFKDDLKIDLMPHDLITQLLRVLAIETKQEKAMVHADPTELTLSGLEAFSFDYVVKWPLSLIINRKALTRYQMLFRHMFYCKHVERQLCSVWISNKAAKQCSLHSAKWFAGAFTLRQRMLNFVQNIQYYMMFEVMEPTWHVLEKNLKSASNIDDVLGHHTSFLDNCLKDCMLTNPELLKVFSRLMSVCVMFTNCMQRFTQSMKLDGELGRLMLEHGTMLGPPTEAERAEERTRKELARKYLAEHVDAPQLASSFEATINKFDKNFSAHLLDLLARLSLYSTSDCEHSMASVISRLDFNGFYTERLERLSAERSQKAAPQVPVPRGPPASAPRVAVPAQ is encoded by the exons ATGAGCTGCTCAGCCTGCTGCGTGTCCACGGAGGGGATGGTGCTGAGGTCTATATCGACCTGCTGCAGAAGAATAGGACCCCATATGTCACTACCACTGTATCTGCACACAGCGCCAAGGTGGGCCCCGTCCTGGTGCCGCACTGTGTGCACTGAACAAGGTGGGCCCTGTCCTGGTGCAGCGCTGTGCACTGGACAAG CAGAATTTTCTCGTACTCCAGAAGACTTTCTAAAGAAATATGATGAACTGAAATCTAAAAACACAAGGAACCTTGACCCACTGGTGTACCTGTTATCGAAACTCACGGAAGACAGAGAG ACCCTGCGGTACTTACAACAGAACGCCAAAGAGAGAGCCGAGCTCGCGGCCAGCGCTGCAGGCAGCAGCGCCAGCGGCTTCAGCGGCCCCGCCACGGCCTCCAAGATCTCCATGCAGGAGCTGGAAGAGCTGAGGAAGCAGCTCGGCAGCGTGGCCACAGGCTCCACGCCGCAGCAG TCTCTGGAACTGACAAGAAAGTTGCTTCGAGATAAGCAGAACAAAAAAAACTCAGGCCAGCGCCTCCCCGTCTTTCCACCGTGGGTATACGACAGACCCACCCTCCTTGGGGACTTCCTGCCTGGCTCAGGCGTCAACACGGACATGGCTGTGCCTATAG GCACGCTGCCCCTGACCGCCCAGGAGTCGGCTGTGGTGGAGGACCTGCTCTACGTGCTGGTGGGTGTGGACGGCAGGTACATCACCGCCCAGCCTCTCACCGGGAGGCAGAGCCGCACCTTCCTTGTGGACCCCAACCTCGACCTGTCCATCCGGGAGCTGGTGAACAGGGTCCTCCCGGTGGCTGCCAGTTACTCCACGGTGACCAG GTTCATTGAAGAGAAGTCTTCCTTCGAGTACGGGCAGGTGAACCACGCCCTGGCGGCCGCCATGAGGGCCCTGGTGAAGGAGTACTTGATCCTGGTCACACAGCTGGAGCAGCTGCAGAGGCAGGGCCTCCTGTCCCTGCAGAAGCTCTGGTTCTACATCCAGCCAGCCATGCGCACCCTGGACATCCTGGCCTCCCTGG CCACCTCGGTGGATAAAGGCGAGTGTGTTGGGGGGTCAACCTTGAGCCTTCTCCACGACCGGAGCTTCAACTACACGGGGGACAGCCAGGCCCAGGAGCTGTGTCTGTACCTCACCAAGGCTGCCAGCGTGCCCTACTTCGAGATCCTGGAGAAGTGGATCTATAGAGGGATAATCAACGACCCGTACAG CGAGTTCATGGTGGAAGAGCACGAGCTGCGCAAGGAGAAGATCCAGGAGGATTACAACGACAAGTACTGGGACCAGAGGTACACCGTCGTGCAGCACCAGATCCCCTCCTTCCTGCAGAAGATGGCAGGCAAGGTCCTCAGCACAG GAAAATATCTGAACGTAGTCCGAGAGTGTGGCCACGATGTCACCTGCCCAGTGGCCAAGGAGATCATCTACACTCTGAAGGAGCGGGCATATGTTGAGCAAATCGAGAAGGCTTTCAACTATGCCAGCAAGGTCCTGCTGGCCTTCCTGATGGAAGAGAAGGAGCTTGTGGCGCACCTGAG GTCCATCAAGCGCTACTTCCTGATGGACCAGGGGGACTTCTTCGTGCACTTCATGGACCTCACCGAGGAGGAGCTGAAGAAGCCGGTGGACGACATCACTCCCACCCGCCTGGAGGCGCTGCTGGAGCTGGCCCTGCGCATGAGCACTGCCAACACGGACCCTTTCAAGGACGATCTCAAg ATTGATCTGAtgcctcatgacctcatcacccAGCTCCTGCGGGTTCTGGCCATCGAGACCAAGCAGGAGAAGGCGATGGTCCATGCCGACCCCACCGAGCTCACGCTGAGTGGCCTCGAGGCCTTCTCTTTCGACTACGTCGTCAAGTGGCCCCTGTCGCTGATTATCAATAG GAAAGCCCTGACCCGCTACCAGATGCTCTTCAGGCACATGTTCTACTGCAAGCACGTAGAGCGGCAACTCTGCAGCGTCTGGATCAGCAACAAGGCCGCCAAGCAGTGCTCCCTGCACTCCGCTAAGTG GTTTGCCGGCGCCTTCACTCTGCGGCAGCGGATGCTCAACTTTGTTCAGAACATTCAGTACTACATGATGTTTGAAGTCATGGAGCCGACCTGGCACGTCCTCGAGAAGAACCTGAAGTCT GCGTCCAACATCGATGACGTGCTGGGCCACCACACGAGCTTCCTGGACAACTGTCTGAAGGACTGCATGCTGACCAACCCGGAGCTGCTCAAGGTGTTCTCCAGGCTCATGTCCGTGTGCGTCATGTTCACCAACTGCATGCAG AGATTTACGCAGAGCATGAAGTTGGACGGTGAGCTGGGCCGCCTGATGTTGGAGCATGGCACAATGCTGGGGCCGCCCACGGAGGCCGAGCGGGCAGAGGAGCGCACCCGCAAGGAGCTCGCCAGGAAG TACCTGGCTGAGCACGTGGACGCCCCGCAGCTGGCCTCCAGCTTCGAGGCCACCATCAACAAGTTCGATAAGAATTTCTCAGCACATCTGCTTGACCTTCTGGCCCGACTGAGCCTCTACAGCACCAGTGACTGTGAGCACAGCATGGCCAGCGTCATCTCCAG ACTTGACTTCAATGGCTTCTACACGGAGCGCCTGGAGCGTCTGTCTGCAGAGAGGAGCCAGAAGGCAGCGCCCCAAGTGCCCGTCCCACGGGGCCCCCCGGCATCTGCGCCCAGGGTTGCCGTCCCCGCCCAGTGA
- the TUBGCP2 gene encoding gamma-tubulin complex component 2 isoform X4, which yields MQELEELRKQLGSVATGSTPQQSLELTRKLLRDKQNKKNSGQRLPVFPPWVYDRPTLLGDFLPGSGVNTDMAVPIGTLPLTAQESAVVEDLLYVLVGVDGRYITAQPLTGRQSRTFLVDPNLDLSIRELVNRVLPVAASYSTVTRFIEEKSSFEYGQVNHALAAAMRALVKEYLILVTQLEQLQRQGLLSLQKLWFYIQPAMRTLDILASLATSVDKGECVGGSTLSLLHDRSFNYTGDSQAQELCLYLTKAASVPYFEILEKWIYRGIINDPYSEFMVEEHELRKEKIQEDYNDKYWDQRYTVVQHQIPSFLQKMAGKVLSTGKYLNVVRECGHDVTCPVAKEIIYTLKERAYVEQIEKAFNYASKVLLAFLMEEKELVAHLRSIKRYFLMDQGDFFVHFMDLTEEELKKPVDDITPTRLEALLELALRMSTANTDPFKDDLKIDLMPHDLITQLLRVLAIETKQEKAMVHADPTELTLSGLEAFSFDYVVKWPLSLIINRKALTRYQMLFRHMFYCKHVERQLCSVWISNKAAKQCSLHSAKWFAGAFTLRQRMLNFVQNIQYYMMFEVMEPTWHVLEKNLKSASNIDDVLGHHTSFLDNCLKDCMLTNPELLKVFSRLMSVCVMFTNCMQRFTQSMKLDGELGRLMLEHGTMLGPPTEAERAEERTRKELARKYLAEHVDAPQLASSFEATINKFDKNFSAHLLDLLARLSLYSTSDCEHSMASVISRLDFNGFYTERLERLSAERSQKAAPQVPVPRGPPASAPRVAVPAQ from the exons ATGCAGGAGCTGGAAGAGCTGAGGAAGCAGCTCGGCAGCGTGGCCACAGGCTCCACGCCGCAGCAG TCTCTGGAACTGACAAGAAAGTTGCTTCGAGATAAGCAGAACAAAAAAAACTCAGGCCAGCGCCTCCCCGTCTTTCCACCGTGGGTATACGACAGACCCACCCTCCTTGGGGACTTCCTGCCTGGCTCAGGCGTCAACACGGACATGGCTGTGCCTATAG GCACGCTGCCCCTGACCGCCCAGGAGTCGGCTGTGGTGGAGGACCTGCTCTACGTGCTGGTGGGTGTGGACGGCAGGTACATCACCGCCCAGCCTCTCACCGGGAGGCAGAGCCGCACCTTCCTTGTGGACCCCAACCTCGACCTGTCCATCCGGGAGCTGGTGAACAGGGTCCTCCCGGTGGCTGCCAGTTACTCCACGGTGACCAG GTTCATTGAAGAGAAGTCTTCCTTCGAGTACGGGCAGGTGAACCACGCCCTGGCGGCCGCCATGAGGGCCCTGGTGAAGGAGTACTTGATCCTGGTCACACAGCTGGAGCAGCTGCAGAGGCAGGGCCTCCTGTCCCTGCAGAAGCTCTGGTTCTACATCCAGCCAGCCATGCGCACCCTGGACATCCTGGCCTCCCTGG CCACCTCGGTGGATAAAGGCGAGTGTGTTGGGGGGTCAACCTTGAGCCTTCTCCACGACCGGAGCTTCAACTACACGGGGGACAGCCAGGCCCAGGAGCTGTGTCTGTACCTCACCAAGGCTGCCAGCGTGCCCTACTTCGAGATCCTGGAGAAGTGGATCTATAGAGGGATAATCAACGACCCGTACAG CGAGTTCATGGTGGAAGAGCACGAGCTGCGCAAGGAGAAGATCCAGGAGGATTACAACGACAAGTACTGGGACCAGAGGTACACCGTCGTGCAGCACCAGATCCCCTCCTTCCTGCAGAAGATGGCAGGCAAGGTCCTCAGCACAG GAAAATATCTGAACGTAGTCCGAGAGTGTGGCCACGATGTCACCTGCCCAGTGGCCAAGGAGATCATCTACACTCTGAAGGAGCGGGCATATGTTGAGCAAATCGAGAAGGCTTTCAACTATGCCAGCAAGGTCCTGCTGGCCTTCCTGATGGAAGAGAAGGAGCTTGTGGCGCACCTGAG GTCCATCAAGCGCTACTTCCTGATGGACCAGGGGGACTTCTTCGTGCACTTCATGGACCTCACCGAGGAGGAGCTGAAGAAGCCGGTGGACGACATCACTCCCACCCGCCTGGAGGCGCTGCTGGAGCTGGCCCTGCGCATGAGCACTGCCAACACGGACCCTTTCAAGGACGATCTCAAg ATTGATCTGAtgcctcatgacctcatcacccAGCTCCTGCGGGTTCTGGCCATCGAGACCAAGCAGGAGAAGGCGATGGTCCATGCCGACCCCACCGAGCTCACGCTGAGTGGCCTCGAGGCCTTCTCTTTCGACTACGTCGTCAAGTGGCCCCTGTCGCTGATTATCAATAG GAAAGCCCTGACCCGCTACCAGATGCTCTTCAGGCACATGTTCTACTGCAAGCACGTAGAGCGGCAACTCTGCAGCGTCTGGATCAGCAACAAGGCCGCCAAGCAGTGCTCCCTGCACTCCGCTAAGTG GTTTGCCGGCGCCTTCACTCTGCGGCAGCGGATGCTCAACTTTGTTCAGAACATTCAGTACTACATGATGTTTGAAGTCATGGAGCCGACCTGGCACGTCCTCGAGAAGAACCTGAAGTCT GCGTCCAACATCGATGACGTGCTGGGCCACCACACGAGCTTCCTGGACAACTGTCTGAAGGACTGCATGCTGACCAACCCGGAGCTGCTCAAGGTGTTCTCCAGGCTCATGTCCGTGTGCGTCATGTTCACCAACTGCATGCAG AGATTTACGCAGAGCATGAAGTTGGACGGTGAGCTGGGCCGCCTGATGTTGGAGCATGGCACAATGCTGGGGCCGCCCACGGAGGCCGAGCGGGCAGAGGAGCGCACCCGCAAGGAGCTCGCCAGGAAG TACCTGGCTGAGCACGTGGACGCCCCGCAGCTGGCCTCCAGCTTCGAGGCCACCATCAACAAGTTCGATAAGAATTTCTCAGCACATCTGCTTGACCTTCTGGCCCGACTGAGCCTCTACAGCACCAGTGACTGTGAGCACAGCATGGCCAGCGTCATCTCCAG ACTTGACTTCAATGGCTTCTACACGGAGCGCCTGGAGCGTCTGTCTGCAGAGAGGAGCCAGAAGGCAGCGCCCCAAGTGCCCGTCCCACGGGGCCCCCCGGCATCTGCGCCCAGGGTTGCCGTCCCCGCCCAGTGA